GTCGCAGGCATCGTCAAGGGATCGGGGATGATCGCGCCCGACATGGCGACCATGCTCGGCTATATCTTCACCGACGCCGCGGTCGCGCCCGCGCTGCTGCAGGACATGCTGAGCGAGGCGACGGGGGGCAGCTTCAACAGCATCACCGTCGACAGCGACACCTCGACCAGCGACACTGTGCTGCTCTTCGCCACCGGACAGGCGGGCAATTCCACACTCACCACCCGCGATGACCCGGGCGCCGACGCGCTTTATGCGGCGATCCGCGACGTCGCGCTCGACCTCGCGCATCAGGTCGTGCGCGACGGCGAGGGCGCGTCGAAATTCATCGAGGTGCAGGTGACCGGCGCGGTCAGTGACGAGAGTGCGAAGCGCGTCGCGCTCGCCATCGCCAATTCACCGCTCGTGAAAACCGCGATCGCGGGCGAGGATGCCAACTGGGGCCGCGTCGTGATGGCGGTGGGCAAGGCGGGCGAACCCGCCGACCGCGACCGGCTCGCCATCCGCTTCGGCGATCATTGGGTCGCCAAGGACGGCCTGCCCGTCGACGGTTACGACGAAGCGCCCGTCGCGGCGCATCTGAAAGGTCAGGATATCCGTGTCGGCGCCGACCTTGGCCTCGGCGAAGGCCGCGCGACCGTCTGGACTTGCGACCTGACGCACGGCTATATCAGCATCAACGCCGACTACCGGAGCTGACGTCCTTCTCCGTCAGCCGGCGAGTGAAGTCCACTTCGCCTCACCCGACGCATTCTCGACCACCGCTTCGACGAAGGCCATCGTCCGCAGGCCGTCGGCGATTCCGGGAAACCAGTCGGCGGCGCCGCGCGGCGGCGGCGTCGCGGCGCCAGCGCGCAGGGTGCGGCCGAAGCTGCGATAGAGGTTGGCGAACGCCTCGATATAGCCCTCGGGGTGCCCCGCCGGGATGCGCAGCCGCGCCATTGCCGAGGGACCGAGACCCGGCCCGCCGGCGCGGATCACCTCGGTCGGCCGGTCGAGCCAGCGCAACGTCAGGCTGTTCGGTTCCATTTGCGACCATTCGAGGCCGCCTTCCTCGCCATGAATACGCAGCCGCAAGCCGTTTTCGTCGCCCGCGGCGATCTGGCTGGCCTTCAGCACCCCGCGCGCGCCGCCTTCAAAGCGCAACAGCGCCGCCACATCGTCGTCGAGGCGGCGACCCGGAACCTGCGTCGTCAGCTCGGCGCTCAAAGACTCGACCGCAAGACCCGAGACATGCTCGGCGAGTTGGAAAGCGTGCGTCCCGATGTCGCCGAGGCAGCCGCCGAGGCCCGCGCGCGCCGGATCGGTGCGCCATTCGGCCTGCTTGTTGCCATCCGCGTCGATCGGCCGGCTGAGCCAGCCTTGCGAATATTCGACCTGCACCAGCCGGATCGCACCGAAATCGCCGCGTGCGACGCGCGCCCGCGCCTCTTCGATCAGCGGATAGCCGCTATAGGTGAAGGCGAGGCCATAGAGCTTGCCGCTGCGCGCGACGGCCGCGCCGATCGCCTTCGCCTCCGCAAGATCCAGCGCCATCGGCTTTTCGGACAGGACGTGGAAACCCGCGTCGAGCGCGGCGATCGCCATCGGGGCGTGGAGATGGTTCGGCGTGACGATCGCCAGCGCTTCCATCCGCTCGCCCAAGGGAAACCTTGCTTCCGCGGCGAGCAATGTGTCGAAGGTCGCATAGGCGCGGCCCGGATCGAGTCCCAGCGTTTCGGCGCTCCGCCGGTTGCGGTCGGCGTCGGTGCTGAACGCACCGCATACCAATTCATATTCGCTATCGAGCGCGGCGGCCATACGGTGCACCGCACCGATGAAAGCACCCTCGCCGCCACCCACCATGCCATAGCGAATTTTCGACCGACCGTTCATCGCATTCCCTCTGCCAGAATTCGTAAAATTGTTTGCCTTATTCGCTTTCAAACGGTTACATCATCGCACCGGCTGTTTCCAGACGGGAGAGGATAATGAAATTTCTGTTCGCCCTGCCACTGGCGGGTGCAATATTGACTGCCGCAATGATCATGCCATCGCCCATAGCGTATGCCGGGCCGGCCCAAGGCGCGGGCGCGCAGGCTTTCGCCGCGTGCAAGGCCTGCCACACGCTCGAGGCGGGCGGCAAGAGCGTGATGGGCCCCAATCTGCATGGCCTGATGGGCCGGCAGGCCGGCTCGGTCGCCGGGTTCAACTATAGCCCGGCGCTCAAGGCCTCTAAGATTCGCTGGGATGAAAAGTCGCTCGACGAATATCTCGCCGCGCCGACCAAGAAGGTGCCCGGCACGCGCATGGTCGTCAAAGTGGCCGATCCGGCGCGCCGCGCGGCGTTGATCGCCTATCTCAAGACCGCAACCGCCAAGTGACCGGCACGTGACGCGAAAGGCTATCGCATGAAGGGTCCGGCTGTTTTCCTCGCGCAGTTCATGGGCGACGCCGCGCCGTTCGACAGCTTGCCCTCGGCGGCGCGCTGGATGGCGGACGCGGGCTATGTCGGCGTCCAGATCCCGACCTGGGACATTCGCTGCATCGATCTCGCCACGGCCGCCGAAAGCCAGGATTATTGCGACGAGCTGGCCGGGACCTGCCGCGAAGCGGGGGTCGAGATCACCGAGCTGTCGACGCATCTGCAGGGCCAGCTGGTCGCGGTGCATCCCGCCTATGACGCCCAATTCGACGCCTTCGCGCCCGATGCGGTAAAGGGCAAACCCACCGAGCGGCAGAAATGGGCGGTCGAGCAGCTTCGCCTTGCCGCCAAGGCAAGCCGGCGGCTGGGCCTCGATGCCCATGCGACCTTTTCGGGCGCGCTAGCCTGGCCCTATCTCTACCCCTGGCCCCAGCGTCCTGCCGGGCTGGTCGAGGAGGCGTTCGGCGAACTCGCGAAGCGTTGGCGGCCGATCCTCGACGCCTTCGACGATCAGGGCATCGACCTCGCCTATGAAATCCATCCCGGCGAGGATCTGCACGACGGCATCACCTTCGAACGCTTCCTCGCGGGCGTCGACAATCATCCGCGCGCCAACATCCTCTACGATCCCAGCCATTATGTGCTGCAGGCGCTCGATTATCTCCAGTTCATCGACATTTATCACGAGCGGATCCGCATGTTCCACGTCAAGGATGCGGAACTCAACCCGACCGGCCGCTCGGGCGTCTATGGCGGCTTTCAGGACTGGGTCGATCGCCCTGGCCGCTTCCGTTCGCTGGGCGACGGCCAGGTCGATTTCGGCGGCATTTTCTCCAAGCTGACGCAGTACGGCTACGCCGGCTGGGCGGTGCTCGAATGGGAATGCTGCCTGAAACATCCCGAAGACGGCGCGCGCGAAGGCGCGCCCTTCATCGCCGCGCACATGATCCGCAAGGCCGACAAGGCGTTCGACGATTTCGCGGGCGGCAGCGATCCGGCGCTCAACCGAACGATGCTGGGGCTCACCTGACGAAGCAAAAACAAAAATAAACGATAATAAAAGGGGACGCAGGATGACGACATTGCACAAGGGACGATTGTTCTGGCTGGGCGTGCTCGCGCTGTTCACCGCCGCGGCGAGCCTCGCGATCCGCGGCGCGATCGCCAGCGGGCTCAAGACCGAATGGATCGACCCGATCGC
This genomic interval from Sphingopyxis chilensis contains the following:
- the argJ gene encoding bifunctional glutamate N-acetyltransferase/amino-acid acetyltransferase ArgJ, which encodes MTTRSPLAPAAFPALPDIAGVTRRVARARYKEWDRCDLTYVELAPGTTVAGVFTRNVCCSSEVELGREQVKGGNGRALIVNAGNSNAFTGYRGREAVEQIMEQVAGHLGCDAREVFVSSTGVIGVPLPKDKSRAGVEAALTAEPCSWEAAAETICTTDTFAKGSAASAIIGDRTIHVAGIVKGSGMIAPDMATMLGYIFTDAAVAPALLQDMLSEATGGSFNSITVDSDTSTSDTVLLFATGQAGNSTLTTRDDPGADALYAAIRDVALDLAHQVVRDGEGASKFIEVQVTGAVSDESAKRVALAIANSPLVKTAIAGEDANWGRVVMAVGKAGEPADRDRLAIRFGDHWVAKDGLPVDGYDEAPVAAHLKGQDIRVGADLGLGEGRATVWTCDLTHGYISINADYRS
- a CDS encoding Gfo/Idh/MocA family protein, with product MNGRSKIRYGMVGGGEGAFIGAVHRMAAALDSEYELVCGAFSTDADRNRRSAETLGLDPGRAYATFDTLLAAEARFPLGERMEALAIVTPNHLHAPMAIAALDAGFHVLSEKPMALDLAEAKAIGAAVARSGKLYGLAFTYSGYPLIEEARARVARGDFGAIRLVQVEYSQGWLSRPIDADGNKQAEWRTDPARAGLGGCLGDIGTHAFQLAEHVSGLAVESLSAELTTQVPGRRLDDDVAALLRFEGGARGVLKASQIAAGDENGLRLRIHGEEGGLEWSQMEPNSLTLRWLDRPTEVIRAGGPGLGPSAMARLRIPAGHPEGYIEAFANLYRSFGRTLRAGAATPPPRGAADWFPGIADGLRTMAFVEAVVENASGEAKWTSLAG
- a CDS encoding c-type cytochrome, yielding MKFLFALPLAGAILTAAMIMPSPIAYAGPAQGAGAQAFAACKACHTLEAGGKSVMGPNLHGLMGRQAGSVAGFNYSPALKASKIRWDEKSLDEYLAAPTKKVPGTRMVVKVADPARRAALIAYLKTATAK
- a CDS encoding sugar phosphate isomerase/epimerase family protein — encoded protein: MKGPAVFLAQFMGDAAPFDSLPSAARWMADAGYVGVQIPTWDIRCIDLATAAESQDYCDELAGTCREAGVEITELSTHLQGQLVAVHPAYDAQFDAFAPDAVKGKPTERQKWAVEQLRLAAKASRRLGLDAHATFSGALAWPYLYPWPQRPAGLVEEAFGELAKRWRPILDAFDDQGIDLAYEIHPGEDLHDGITFERFLAGVDNHPRANILYDPSHYVLQALDYLQFIDIYHERIRMFHVKDAELNPTGRSGVYGGFQDWVDRPGRFRSLGDGQVDFGGIFSKLTQYGYAGWAVLEWECCLKHPEDGAREGAPFIAAHMIRKADKAFDDFAGGSDPALNRTMLGLT